The following are from one region of the Cherax quadricarinatus isolate ZL_2023a chromosome 2, ASM3850222v1, whole genome shotgun sequence genome:
- the LOC138853232 gene encoding uncharacterized protein, whose amino-acid sequence MNPIQYSVGGVCEEERRLHPCVCRNNPPAVNDANIMRLLELIRANQIRQEKMICELMGLLGARSTQPPTHPYGDAVATPPTNETSPRPHVDVETVPPTQAVDVNAFIQDIVTPTHAEIDPSPQSHMSGECVSSCYCDKCVWSEMEYFMTNSQPNSCMDEDSPIYYPPASPPEVYCITDEEEDDDPEQNAQKFYKRRKITLR is encoded by the exons ATGAATCCAATTCAGTACTCCGTTGGAGGTGTCTGCGAGGAGGAGAGAAGACTGCATCCCTGTGTATGTCGGAATAATCCACCTGCGGTAAATG atGCGAATATAATGCggttgttggaacttattcgcgcAAATCAAATCCGACAGGAGAAAATGATTTGCGAGTTGATGGGATTGTTAGGAGCGAGATCCACCCAGCCTCCTACCCATCCATATGGAGATGCTGTTGCTACCCCTCCTACCAACGAGACTTCTCCCCGACCTCATGTGGATGTTGAGACTGTGCCTCCTACTCAGGCGGTTGATGTTAACGCTTTTATCCAGGATATTGTAACTCCTACCCACGCCGAGATCGACCCTTCTCCCCAGTCTCATATGAGTGGAGAatgtgttagtagttgttattGCGATAAATGCGTATGGAGCGAGATGGAATATTTTATGACAAATTCCCAACCTAATTCATGTATGGATGAGGATTCCCCCATTTATTATCCACCAGCTTCCCCCCCAGAAGTTTATTGTATAACAGATGAGGAAGAAGATGACGACcctgaacaaaatgcacagaaattCTACAAGAGAAGAAAAATTACTCTACGTTGA